In one window of Hevea brasiliensis isolate MT/VB/25A 57/8 chromosome 10, ASM3005281v1, whole genome shotgun sequence DNA:
- the LOC110632838 gene encoding uncharacterized protein LOC110632838 isoform X2, with amino-acid sequence MDNAPLPSEAMSIDGSALDSFLSSSAHLTHHEVITRRSRRVKQLAKIYRTHYWALMEDLKAKYKEYYWKYGKSPFKGDEKKRKTDGIKENSANGIPELNGKLGFKEDEDVEEEEGIRKCAVGGCKATPMALTSAQGRPVHCGKPILRSAVPALCPPHFQKAETYVARALRKAGLNVSSPSKIAPKFHVIVREFVHQIQTKRRAAQKEEFPKLQIKEDKTL; translated from the exons ATGGACAATGCTCCTCTGCCTTCCGAGGCCATGTCCATCGACGGATCAGCCCTCGACTCTTTCCTCTCATCCTCCGCCCACTTAACTCACCACGAAGTCATCACCCGCCGATCTCGCCGTGTCAAACAACTCGCCAAGATCTACCGAACCCACTACTGGGCCCTAATGGAAGACCTCAAAGCCAAGTACAAAGAGTACTACTGGAAGTACGGGAAGAGCCCGTTCAAGGGAGATGAAAAGAAGAGAAAGACAGACGGTATTAAAGAGAATTCTGCAAATGGAATTCCAGAATTGAacgggaaattagggtttaaagAGGACGAGGACGTGGAGGAAGAGGAGGGGATTAGGAAGTGTGCGGTGGGTGGATGCAAGGCGACGCCGATGGCGTTGACCAG TGCCCAGGGAAGACCTGTCCATTGTGGGAAACCAATACTGAGATCGGCTGTCCCTGCACTCTGTCCACCTCATTTTCAAAAGGCTGAAACATATGTGGCACGGGCCTTGAGAAAGGCAGGTCTTAATGTCTCTTCACCGAGTAAGATTGCTCCCAAATTTCATGTCATAGTCAGAGAATTTGTTCACCAGATCCAGACGAAAAGAAGAGCTGCACAGAAAGAAGAATTTCCTAAACTTCAGATTAAGGAGGATAAAACTTTGTAA
- the LOC110632801 gene encoding acyltransferase GLAUCE: MGTLYQKQAPPLLQDLKITILDTFPVFPSQETVRKSIFLSNIDQVLNFHVQTLHFFPSHKDFPPHVVADKLKIALEKLLVTYDFFAGRLTMNPETGRLEIDCNAAGAGFVVASSECSLDEVGELVYPNPAFGQLILKAMDILNKEDQPLCIFQVTSFRCGGFAIGISTNHVTFDGISFKTFLDNLAAVAAGEHLAVVPFKDRQLLAARSPPRVSFPHAELLKLNTPLAQESNASVFDLSKESLDFKIFRLTSTDICKLKEKANTHNATDGVRISSFNVVTAHIWRCKALSYEEEGEVGQDLERVSTILYAVNIRPRLAPPLPASYTGNAVLTAYACAKCKELEEGPFSRLVEMVGEGAKRMNDEYARSVIDWGEINRGFPHGEFLVSSWWRLGFEEVEYPWGCPRYSCPLVYHRKDIILLFPDTVDNNGVNVLVALPSKQMGKFEIFFHKFLST, translated from the exons ATGGGAACCCTTTACCAAAAGCAGGCCCCTCCTCTTCTCCAAGACCTCAAGATCACTATCCTCGACACATTTCCGGTTTTTCCATCCCAAGAAACTGTGAGAAAATCCATCTTCTTATCAAATATAGACCAAGTGCTCAACTTCCACGTGCAGACACTTCATTTTTTTCCATCCCATAAAGATTTTCCTCCTCATGTTGTGGCCGATAAACTCAAAATTGCCCTTGAAAAATTACTTGTGACATATGATTTTTTTGCCGGAAGATTGACGATGAACCCTGAAACGGGTCGTTTAGAGATTGATTGTAACGCCGCTGGAGCTGGTTTTGTGGTGGCATCTAGTGAGTGCAGCTTAGACGAGGTCGGAGAGTTGGTTTATCCAAATCCTGCGTTTGGGCAACTCATTCTCAAGGCCATGGATATTCTGAACAAAGAAGATCAACCACTATGCATTTTTCAG GTGACTTCATTTAGGTGTGGTGGCTTCGCAATCGGCATATCAACAAACCATGTCACTTTTGATGGAATAAGCTTCAAAACCTTCTTAGACAACTTGGCCGCCGTAGCTGCTGGCGAGCATTTAGCCGTTGTGCCATTCAAGGACCGTCAGCTCCTCGCCGCTCGCTCCCCACCACGCGTCAGCTTCCCTCATGCAGAGCTGCTCAAGCTCAACACTCCCTTGGCCCAAGAATCGAATGCTTCAGTGTTCGACCTCTCCAAAGAATCACTAGACTTCAAGATTTTCAGGCTAACTTCCACTGACATCTGTAAGTTGAAAGAGAAGGCCAATACCCATAATGCCACTGACGGTGTCCGCATCTCAAGCTTCAACGTGGTGACCGCTCACATTTGGAGGTGCAAGGCGTTGTcatatgaagaagaaggagaagtagGGCAAGATCTCGAAAGGGTGTCGACAATTCTTTATGCAGTGAATATTAGACCAAGATTGGCACCTCCTTTACCAGCTTCATACACTGGAAATGCAGTGTTAACAGCATATGCATGTGCAAAGTGCAAGGAACTTGAAGAAGGACCATTTTCAAGATTGGTGGAGATGGTAGGAGAAGGGGCAAAGAGAATGAATGATGAGTATGCAAGATCTGTTATAGACTGGGGAGAGATAAACAGAGGATTCCCACATGGGGAGTTTTTGGTATCATCGTGGTGGAGGTTAGGGTTTGAAGAAGTGGAGTATCCATGGGGTTGTCCAAGGTACAGTTGCCCACTGGTGTATCACAGGAAAGACATTATCTTACTGTTTCCAGATACTGTTGACAATAATGGTGTGAATGTTTTGGTGGCCCTCCCAAGCAAGCAAATGGGAAAGTTTGAAATCTTTTTCCACAAATTCTTATCCACTTGA
- the LOC110632838 gene encoding uncharacterized protein LOC110632838 isoform X1 — protein sequence MDNAPLPSEAMSIDGSALDSFLSSSAHLTHHEVITRRSRRVKQLAKIYRTHYWALMEDLKAKYKEYYWKYGKSPFKGDEKKRKTDGIKENSANGIPELNGKLGFKEDEDVEEEEGIRKCAVGGCKATPMALTRFCHPHILLDSKQKLYIGCTFVVKSAQGRPVHCGKPILRSAVPALCPPHFQKAETYVARALRKAGLNVSSPSKIAPKFHVIVREFVHQIQTKRRAAQKEEFPKLQIKEDKTL from the exons ATGGACAATGCTCCTCTGCCTTCCGAGGCCATGTCCATCGACGGATCAGCCCTCGACTCTTTCCTCTCATCCTCCGCCCACTTAACTCACCACGAAGTCATCACCCGCCGATCTCGCCGTGTCAAACAACTCGCCAAGATCTACCGAACCCACTACTGGGCCCTAATGGAAGACCTCAAAGCCAAGTACAAAGAGTACTACTGGAAGTACGGGAAGAGCCCGTTCAAGGGAGATGAAAAGAAGAGAAAGACAGACGGTATTAAAGAGAATTCTGCAAATGGAATTCCAGAATTGAacgggaaattagggtttaaagAGGACGAGGACGTGGAGGAAGAGGAGGGGATTAGGAAGTGTGCGGTGGGTGGATGCAAGGCGACGCCGATGGCGTTGACCAGGTTTTGTCACCCGCATATACTCTTGGATTCCAAACAGAAACTGTATATAGGCTGCACCTTTGTTGTTAAAAG TGCCCAGGGAAGACCTGTCCATTGTGGGAAACCAATACTGAGATCGGCTGTCCCTGCACTCTGTCCACCTCATTTTCAAAAGGCTGAAACATATGTGGCACGGGCCTTGAGAAAGGCAGGTCTTAATGTCTCTTCACCGAGTAAGATTGCTCCCAAATTTCATGTCATAGTCAGAGAATTTGTTCACCAGATCCAGACGAAAAGAAGAGCTGCACAGAAAGAAGAATTTCCTAAACTTCAGATTAAGGAGGATAAAACTTTGTAA